The Terriglobales bacterium genomic interval TTTTCTCAATGGTTTAGAAAATCCACTCAAAATTTCCCACCCGTGATTTCACAGCTGTGGTTGCTCACCTATCGGCGGACGATTTGAATACGGCGAGTGCGACACGAGCGACCTGTTCCAACGCTTTCTTATCTGACTTTAACCTTGCCATTGCTCGCATGCCTTGAATGGTGACGACAAAGAAGCGTGCCAGGCCAGCGGGGTCGTCCTTAGGTGACAGTTCGCGCTGCTTCTGGGCTCTAGTGAGAGCCTGAAGAAAGATTGCTTGCCTGGTTCAACTCGCCTGAAGGCAAGTGGTTCGGAAAAGAAATTGACGAAGACAACACGCCCGACCCGGAAATGCGCCGGGTATTCGACCGCGGGCCCATCCGCCGTGTGCGCCAGGTGGTGGGCTATCTAGCCACCAGGAACGCCAACTTCCTCTTCGGCACCGACACGCCCTCTGCTCCCACGTACGGGAACCTGCCCGGACTGAACGGCTATCTGGAAATGCAGCAA includes:
- a CDS encoding amidohydrolase family protein, which gives rise to MLAWFNSPEGKWFGKEIDEDNTPDPEMRRVFDRGPIRRVRQVVGYLATRNANFLFGTDTPSAPTYGNLPGLNGYLEMQQLHEAGLSFEQIFRAATINNAREFKLDSQVGTIEPGKVANLVLLRKSPLESVEAYDSITMVWVHGKPISRDSLAASSNK